A region of Channa argus isolate prfri chromosome 8, Channa argus male v1.0, whole genome shotgun sequence DNA encodes the following proteins:
- the mylk4b gene encoding myosin light chain kinase family member 4 isoform X4, with protein sequence MENFLRDKDLWILGSVCLVATFLWQRLWKLFAVKKRGKSTSPDKQAKEDKDKTKLSLKGLKTQKKRKPPDTSDTSSLNEPVLQEQIEKLNRQNTEHSHENSEAEVHTVEDRASAGRTQELTELILNEPHTSVAKTQDRKNESEEREEEEEGDIFEESGEEEEEEEKVEDFSDPPVGKEVKNGKKMHKGKTEELSKLEKPPSVTTDVCTTSFLHHESSEEVGDVATCSKRRVTEEDRVKDDLKKTKVEKGQLVEGGEQHTSKSEEAQTEPEEEGKEAESKIEEFIIDSSPPPLAPFDHRIVTPKPHHIVTYYTINKDEVLGGGRFGQVHKCIENSSGLMLAAKIIKARSQKEKEVVRNEIQVMNQLNHANLIQLYAAFESRHDIILVMEYVEGGELFDRIIDENYNLTELDTVLFIRQICEGLQYMHKMYILHLDLKPENILCVSRATNKIKIIDFGLARRYKPREKLRVNFGTPEFLAPEVINYEFVSFPTDMWSLGVITYMLLSGLSPFLGDDDNETLNNILACQWSFEEEEFADISDDAKDFITRLLVKSKSWRMSAAEALRHPWLSDRSLHYRLNQKKNKCHSTRSLLPQS encoded by the exons ATGGAGAACTTCCTGAGGGACAAAGATTTATGGATATTagggagtgtgtgtttggtggcCACCTTCTTGTGGCAACGGCTGTGGAAATTATTCGCTGTCAAGAAGAGGGGAAAGAGCACGTCACCGGACAAACAG GCAAAGGAAGACAAGGACAAAACCAAACTGAGCTTGAAGGGTTTAAAGACCCAGAAGAAGAGGAAGCCCCCAGACACATCAG ATACATCCTCCCTGAATGAACCTGTGCTGCAGGAACAAATAGAAAAGCTCAACAGGCAGAACACTGAGCATTCCCATGAAAATTCAGAAGCTGAAGTCCATACAGTGGAAGACAGAGCAAGTGCAGGACGAACACAGGAGCTGACTGAACTAATCCTGAATGAACCACACACCTCTGTAGCCAAAACACAAGACAGGAAGAATGAAtctgaggagagagaagaggaagaggaaggagatATATTTGAAGAATCaggggaagaagaggaggaagaagaaaaggtaGAAGACTTTAGTGACCCACCAGTTGGCAAAGAAGTaaagaatggaaagaaaatgcataaaggaaaaacagaagaattgTCAAAATTAGAAAAGCCTCCGAGTGTTACCACAGATGTCTGCACGACCTCTTTCTTACATCACGAAAG CTCTGAGGAGGTCGGTGATGTGGCCACGTGCAGCAAACGTCGCGTCACAGAGGAAGACCGGGTCAAGGATGACCTCAAAAAAACCAAGGTGGAGAAGGGACAGCTAGTAGAAGGAGGAGAACAACACACCTCCAAATCTGAAGAGGCACAGACAGAACCGGAAGAGGAAGGGAAGGAGGCAGAGTCAAAAATTGAGGAATTCATTATTG ACTCAAGCCCTCCACCGTTAGCACCTTTCGACCACCGCATTGTGACCCCCAAACCCCATCATATAGTCACTTATTACACTATCAACAAGGATGAAGTCCTGGGAGG gGGACGTTTTGGTCAAGTCCACAAGTGCATAGAGAACTCGTCTGGTCTTATGTTGGCTGCCAAGATCATCAAAGCCAGGAGCCAGAAAGAGAAG gAAGTTGTGAGGAATGAGATCCAGGTAATGAACCAACTAAACCACGCTAACCTCATCCAGCTGTACGCTGCCTTTGAGTCACGCCATGACATCATCCTTGTCATGGAGTA TGTGGAGGGAGGGGAGCTGTTTGACCGCATCATTGATGAAAACTACAACCTGACAGAACTAGACACGGTGCTCTTTATACGTCAGATCTGTGAAGGGCTGCAGTACATGCATAAAATGTACATCCTCCATCTTGACCTCAAG CCAGAAAACATTCTTTGTGTCAGCAGAGCTACTAACAAGATTAAAATAATTGACTTTGGCCTGGCCAGAAG GTACAAACCCAGGGAGAAGCTGAGGGTCAACTTTGGTACACCTGAATTCTTAGCACCTGAAGTCATCAACTATGAGTTTGTTTCATTCCCCACAGACATGTGGAGTCTTGGCGTAATCACCTACATGCT GCTCAGCGGATTGTCTCCATTTTTGGGAGACGATGACAACGAGACACTGAACAACATCTTGGCCTGTCAGTGGAGctttgaggaggaggagtttgCTGACATTTCGGACGACGCCAAAGACTTCATCACACGGCTGCTGGTAAAGAGCAAGAGCTGGAGGATGAGTGCAGCAGAAGCCCTCAGACACCCCTGGCTGTCAGACCGGAGTCTGCACTATCGACTCAATCAGAAG aaaaacaaatgccacTCCACACGTTCTCTGTTGCCACAGAGCTAG
- the mylk4b gene encoding myosin light chain kinase 2, skeletal/cardiac muscle isoform X1, with translation MSSSLVNSLAKVYDPNPLHGQKSAGRKLSLNGSDKTFSSSSSSPSPHDAALHRVEIRLDSLTSQMEHLLNMQQTVMTRLDVLSQDVRVMGLDLASMREEDHMRRSGCGMEAACRELCGAVERASEQVDSQGQRLEGVEKLVEGTQQVINFIGEVVKSSRLVELLFRQPGNGANKKVTGLTALKAKEDKDKTKLSLKGLKTQKKRKPPDTSDTSSLNEPVLQEQIEKLNRQNTEHSHENSEAEVHTVEDRASAGRTQELTELILNEPHTSVAKTQDRKNESEEREEEEEGDIFEESGEEEEEEEKVEDFSDPPVGKEVKNGKKMHKGKTEELSKLEKPPSVTTDVCTTSFLHHESSEEVGDVATCSKRRVTEEDRVKDDLKKTKVEKGQLVEGGEQHTSKSEEAQTEPEEEGKEAESKIEEFIIDSSPPPLAPFDHRIVTPKPHHIVTYYTINKDEVLGGGRFGQVHKCIENSSGLMLAAKIIKARSQKEKEVVRNEIQVMNQLNHANLIQLYAAFESRHDIILVMEYVEGGELFDRIIDENYNLTELDTVLFIRQICEGLQYMHKMYILHLDLKPENILCVSRATNKIKIIDFGLARRYKPREKLRVNFGTPEFLAPEVINYEFVSFPTDMWSLGVITYMLLSGLSPFLGDDDNETLNNILACQWSFEEEEFADISDDAKDFITRLLVKSKSWRMSAAEALRHPWLSDRSLHYRLNQKKNKCHSTRSLLPQS, from the exons ATGAGCTCCAGTCTGGTCAACTCTTTAGCCAAAGTATATGATCCAAACCCTCTTCATGGTCAGAAGTCTGCTGGAAGGAAGCTCTCTCTTAATGGATCAGACAaaactttctcctcctcctcctcgtctccATCTCCTCATGATGCTGCCCTGCATCGCGTTGAGATCCGATTGGACTCCCTAACCTCTCAGATGGAGCATTTGCTCAATATGCAGCAGACTGTCATGACCCGGCTGGACGTCCTGTCTCAGGATGTCAGGGTCATGGGCCTGGATCTGGCCTCTATGCGTGAAGAGGACCACATGAGGAGAAGCGGGTGTGGGATGGAGGCAGCATGCAGGGAACTGTGCGGGGCAGTAGAAAGGGCAAGTGAGCAGGTGGACAGTCAGGGACAGAGGCTGGAAGGGGTGGAGAAGCTGGTGGAGGGAACACAGCAGGTGATCAACTTCATCGGGGAGGTGGTGAAGAGCTCCAGGTTGGTGGAGCTGCTGTTCAGACAGCCTGGAAATGGTGCAAACAAGAAAGTGACAGGTTTAACAGCACTGAAG GCAAAGGAAGACAAGGACAAAACCAAACTGAGCTTGAAGGGTTTAAAGACCCAGAAGAAGAGGAAGCCCCCAGACACATCAG ATACATCCTCCCTGAATGAACCTGTGCTGCAGGAACAAATAGAAAAGCTCAACAGGCAGAACACTGAGCATTCCCATGAAAATTCAGAAGCTGAAGTCCATACAGTGGAAGACAGAGCAAGTGCAGGACGAACACAGGAGCTGACTGAACTAATCCTGAATGAACCACACACCTCTGTAGCCAAAACACAAGACAGGAAGAATGAAtctgaggagagagaagaggaagaggaaggagatATATTTGAAGAATCaggggaagaagaggaggaagaagaaaaggtaGAAGACTTTAGTGACCCACCAGTTGGCAAAGAAGTaaagaatggaaagaaaatgcataaaggaaaaacagaagaattgTCAAAATTAGAAAAGCCTCCGAGTGTTACCACAGATGTCTGCACGACCTCTTTCTTACATCACGAAAG CTCTGAGGAGGTCGGTGATGTGGCCACGTGCAGCAAACGTCGCGTCACAGAGGAAGACCGGGTCAAGGATGACCTCAAAAAAACCAAGGTGGAGAAGGGACAGCTAGTAGAAGGAGGAGAACAACACACCTCCAAATCTGAAGAGGCACAGACAGAACCGGAAGAGGAAGGGAAGGAGGCAGAGTCAAAAATTGAGGAATTCATTATTG ACTCAAGCCCTCCACCGTTAGCACCTTTCGACCACCGCATTGTGACCCCCAAACCCCATCATATAGTCACTTATTACACTATCAACAAGGATGAAGTCCTGGGAGG gGGACGTTTTGGTCAAGTCCACAAGTGCATAGAGAACTCGTCTGGTCTTATGTTGGCTGCCAAGATCATCAAAGCCAGGAGCCAGAAAGAGAAG gAAGTTGTGAGGAATGAGATCCAGGTAATGAACCAACTAAACCACGCTAACCTCATCCAGCTGTACGCTGCCTTTGAGTCACGCCATGACATCATCCTTGTCATGGAGTA TGTGGAGGGAGGGGAGCTGTTTGACCGCATCATTGATGAAAACTACAACCTGACAGAACTAGACACGGTGCTCTTTATACGTCAGATCTGTGAAGGGCTGCAGTACATGCATAAAATGTACATCCTCCATCTTGACCTCAAG CCAGAAAACATTCTTTGTGTCAGCAGAGCTACTAACAAGATTAAAATAATTGACTTTGGCCTGGCCAGAAG GTACAAACCCAGGGAGAAGCTGAGGGTCAACTTTGGTACACCTGAATTCTTAGCACCTGAAGTCATCAACTATGAGTTTGTTTCATTCCCCACAGACATGTGGAGTCTTGGCGTAATCACCTACATGCT GCTCAGCGGATTGTCTCCATTTTTGGGAGACGATGACAACGAGACACTGAACAACATCTTGGCCTGTCAGTGGAGctttgaggaggaggagtttgCTGACATTTCGGACGACGCCAAAGACTTCATCACACGGCTGCTGGTAAAGAGCAAGAGCTGGAGGATGAGTGCAGCAGAAGCCCTCAGACACCCCTGGCTGTCAGACCGGAGTCTGCACTATCGACTCAATCAGAAG aaaaacaaatgccacTCCACACGTTCTCTGTTGCCACAGAGCTAG